The Bacteroidota bacterium genome contains the following window.
TTTTGCTTTTGCAACAGTGGTATTGATCCGCTTGTGCAGGATAAGCGCACTTGCAAGATTCGAAAGAAGAGCGGAACGGTGTCCGTCTTTTCTTCCGAGGTGATTATTTTTATTTCCGTGTCTCATTTTCTTTCGGCATTAACAACTGAACTTTTCGGTTCAGAAAAATTTTAGTCGCGGTCGAGTTTATATTTCGTCACATTCATTCCGAACTGGAGGCCTTTGCTGGCTACAAGTTCTTCGAGTTCTGTCAATGATTTTTTACCAAAGTTCCGGAATTTCAGAAGATCATTCTTGTTGAATGAAACGAGATCACCGAGTGTTTCCACGTCTGCTGCTTTAAGACAGTTAAGCGCGCGGACAGAAAGATCCATATCCACGAGTTTGGTCTTAAGCAACTGGCGCATGTGAAGTGAATCTTCATCGAATTCTTCGGACGAAGCTTTCTCCACGGTATCGAGTGTGATCTTCTCGTCGGAGAAGAGCATAAAATGGTGAATGAGAATTTTCGCTGCTTCTTTCAAAGCATCTTTAGGATGAATGGAACCATCGGTAACAATTTCGAGAACGAGTTTCTCATAATCTGTTTTCTGTTCAACGCGATAATTCTCCACTGCATATTTCACGTTACGGATCGGCGTATAGATCGCATCCATCGGAATGAGTCCGATTGCGGCGTTCACCGGTTTGTTTTCGTCAGCAGGAACATAACCACGTCCTTTTTCAATAGTGAGTTCGATCTTGAGTTTCACACTCGCCTCCATTGTGCAGATCACGAAATCGGGATTAAGCACCTGGAAACCGGAAGTGAATTTTCCGATATCGCCGGCAGTGAGTTGTGTTTTGCCGGTGATATTGACCACTACTTTTTCATTTTCGGTATTGTCGATCTGGCGCTTGAACCGAACCTGTTTCAGATTAAGAACCATTTCGGTAACATCTTCCATCACGCCTTTAATTGTAGAGAATTCATGCTCCACACCTTCTATACGAATTGTGGTAATAGCATAACCTTCGAGTGAAGAGAGAAGAATGCGACGAAGCGCATTTCCGATCGTGATACCATATCCTGGTTCCAACGGACGGAATTCAAAGAGTCCGTCAGTTTCACTGGATTGGATCATGATCACTTTATCTGGTTTCTGGAATGCAAGGATGCCCATTGTTCTGTGTTTGTTCGTTTCAGAGAATCGGTTTTGTGCAGACGTTACGCGCCTCTGCGGGCGTTCATTTATTATTTCGAATACAATTCGACGATGAGTTGTTCTTTGATATTTTCAGGAATCTGTGTTCGCTCAGGGTAATTCACAAATTTTCCTTCGAGCGTGGAAGGATTGAATTCGATCCACGAATAATTGGATCCGGCTCCAATGGAATTGGTGATTGCTTCAAGTGATTTTGATTTTTCACGAACCGCAACCTTATCGCCCGGTTTAACCGTGAAAGAAGGAACGTTCACCAAGTCTCCATTGACCGTGATGTGTCCATGAGAAACAAGCTGACGTGCTCCGGAGCGTGAAGGAGCGATTCCCATTCTGTAAACCACGTTATCGAGGCGTGCTTCGATAAGCTGAAGAAGAACTTCGCCGGTAATTCCTTTTGCACGTGATGCGCGATCGAAGATGTTCGCGAACTGGCGCTCGAGAATCCCATAAGTATATTTCACCTTTTGTTTTTCCTGAAGCTGCACGGCATACTCGGATTTTTTGTTGCGCTTTGACGTAGCGCCATGTTGTCCGGGTCCGTATTGTTTTTTCTCGAGCACTTTATCAGGTCCGAAGATCGGCTCCTTGAATTTACGTGCGATTTTGGATTTTGGTCCTATGTATCTTGCCATCTTTTATCGACAGTTTTTATTTGAATGTTATAATTAAACGCGGCGACGTTTTGGAGGACGACAGCCGTTGTGCGGGATCGGTGTAAGATCTATGATCTCGGTTACTTCTATACCAGCCTGGTTCAAAGTACGGATCGCGGATTCGCGGCCTGCACCCGGGCCTTTCACATAAACCTTCACCTTTCGGAGTCCGTTTTCATAAGCAGTTTTCGCTGCATCCCCTGCTGCAGTCTGAGCTGCATAAGGCGTATTCTTTTTAGAACCACGGAATCCCATTTTTCCGGCACTCGACCAGGAAATAGTCTGACCGGAAAGATTCGTCAGTGTGATGATGATATTGTTGAATGTGGCATTGATGTGTGCTTCGCCAATAGCATCCACTTTCACCGTGCGTTTGCGTGCGGCCACTTTACCGGCAGGAGCTGTGCCTTTACCGGTTGTTGCCTGTTGTGCTTGTTGTTGTTTTGCCATGACTTTTTTTTTCAGTTATGCGGCGAAGAGAATTTCATCCGCAGAAAAAATTATTTTATTTAACGGCTTTCTTTTTATTAGCAACTGTTTTGCGTTTCCCTTTTCGCGTACGCGCGTTGTTCTTTGTGGTTTGCCCGCGAACAGGAAGTCCGTTACGATGGCGCATACCGCGATAACTGCCGATATCGACGAGACGCTTGATATGCAACTGAACTTCTGAACGAAGTGCGCCTTCTACTTTGAAATTATCAGAGATGGCCGAACGGATCTTGTTCAACTGATCGTCATTCCATTCCTGGACTTTCGTGTCGAAGTCCACACCGGCTTTGTTCAGAATTTTACGGGCGGTACTGCGGCCAATGCCGAAGATGTAGGTCAATCCTATTTCGCCTCTTTTGTTTTTCGGTAAATCAATTCCAGCAATCCTTGCCATTTATGTTTGTTTTATCGGGATACGTTTAACTATAATAATTTCCAGGATCAGTTTTTCTGACGCTGTTTGAATTTCGGATTCTTTTTATTGATCACATAAAGACGTCCTTTGCGGCGAACCACAATGCATTCGGGACTTCTTTTCTTGATTGATGTTCTGACTTTCATTGTATAGTTATTTCAGGTTTACTCAACTTCTTGATTTTATTTATAACGGTATGATATTCTTCCTTTGGTGAGATCATACGGTGATATTTCCACTTTTACTTTATCTCCGGGAAGGATCTTGATATAATGCATCCTCATCTTTCCCGAAATATGCGCAGTAATCACGTGACCATTTTCAAGCTCTACGCGGAACATCGCGTTAGAGAGCGCTTCGATGATCGTGCCGTCCTGCTCAATTGATGGTGTTTTCGCCATGCTTTATAATTCAATTTTCATTTCTTTCAGAACATTTTCTATTTCTTCAAAAGAGGAAAGAATGTCGGCTTTCCCTTTAGTGACGGCTATCGTGTGCTCATAGTGAGCGCTCGGCATTCCATCTGCTGTTGTGATGGTCCATCCATCTGATTCCTGGCGAACATTTCGCTTCCCCATATTAATCATGGGTTCTATTGCTATGACCAGTCCTTCGGCGAG
Protein-coding sequences here:
- a CDS encoding DNA-directed RNA polymerase subunit alpha; this translates as MGILAFQKPDKVIMIQSSETDGLFEFRPLEPGYGITIGNALRRILLSSLEGYAITTIRIEGVEHEFSTIKGVMEDVTEMVLNLKQVRFKRQIDNTENEKVVVNITGKTQLTAGDIGKFTSGFQVLNPDFVICTMEASVKLKIELTIEKGRGYVPADENKPVNAAIGLIPMDAIYTPIRNVKYAVENYRVEQKTDYEKLVLEIVTDGSIHPKDALKEAAKILIHHFMLFSDEKITLDTVEKASSEEFDEDSLHMRQLLKTKLVDMDLSVRALNCLKAADVETLGDLVSFNKNDLLKFRNFGKKSLTELEELVASKGLQFGMNVTKYKLDRD
- the rpsD gene encoding 30S ribosomal protein S4, which codes for MARYIGPKSKIARKFKEPIFGPDKVLEKKQYGPGQHGATSKRNKKSEYAVQLQEKQKVKYTYGILERQFANIFDRASRAKGITGEVLLQLIEARLDNVVYRMGIAPSRSGARQLVSHGHITVNGDLVNVPSFTVKPGDKVAVREKSKSLEAITNSIGAGSNYSWIEFNPSTLEGKFVNYPERTQIPENIKEQLIVELYSK
- the rpsK gene encoding 30S ribosomal protein S11, yielding MAKQQQAQQATTGKGTAPAGKVAARKRTVKVDAIGEAHINATFNNIIITLTNLSGQTISWSSAGKMGFRGSKKNTPYAAQTAAGDAAKTAYENGLRKVKVYVKGPGAGRESAIRTLNQAGIEVTEIIDLTPIPHNGCRPPKRRRV
- the rpsM gene encoding 30S ribosomal protein S13 gives rise to the protein MARIAGIDLPKNKRGEIGLTYIFGIGRSTARKILNKAGVDFDTKVQEWNDDQLNKIRSAISDNFKVEGALRSEVQLHIKRLVDIGSYRGMRHRNGLPVRGQTTKNNARTRKGKRKTVANKKKAVK
- the rpmJ gene encoding 50S ribosomal protein L36, which produces MKVRTSIKKRSPECIVVRRKGRLYVINKKNPKFKQRQKN
- the infA gene encoding translation initiation factor IF-1, translating into MAKTPSIEQDGTIIEALSNAMFRVELENGHVITAHISGKMRMHYIKILPGDKVKVEISPYDLTKGRISYRYK